A portion of the Haemorhous mexicanus isolate bHaeMex1 chromosome 3, bHaeMex1.pri, whole genome shotgun sequence genome contains these proteins:
- the NCOA7 gene encoding nuclear receptor coactivator 7 isoform X5, with amino-acid sequence MKQRQMPLNIRIIYCARPDQEEPFVEIITVEEAKRRKSVCSYYEEEEDDDTLPILKHHSALLENMHIEQLARRLPARVQGYPWRLAYSTLEHGTSLKTLYRKSASLDSPVLLVIKDMDNQIFGAYATHPFRFSDHYYGTGETFLYTFSPHFKVFKWSGENTYFINGDTTSLELGGGGGRFGLWLDADLYHGRSNSCSTFNNDILTKKEDFIIQDVEVWTFE; translated from the exons ATGAAACAGAGACAAATGCCTTTGAATATTCGAATTATTTACTGTGCCAGACCGGACCAGGAGGAACCTTTCGTAGAG ATCATTACTGTAGAAGAAGCTAAACGACGAAAGAGCGTTTGCAGTTActatgaagaagaagaagatgacgATACTTTGCCTATCCTAAAGCATCACAGCGCTCTTCTGGAGAATATGCACATAGAGCAG CTTGCCCGGCGCTTGCCCGCGCGGGTGCAGGGCTACCCGTGGCGCCTGGCATACAGCACGCTGGAGCACGGCACCAGCCTGAAGACTCTGTACCGCAAATCGGCTTCTCTCGACAGTCCAGTTCTCCTTGTCATCAAGGATATGGACAACCAG ATATTTGGAGCGTATGCTACTCATCCCTTCAGGTTTAGTGACCATTACTATGGCACAGGTGAAACATTCCTCTACACTTTCAGTCCACATTTCAAG gTATTTAAATGGAGTGGAGAAAACACCTACTTCATCAATGGAGACACTACCTCTCTGGAGCTTGGAGGTGGAGG TGGCCGGTTTGGTTTATGGTTAGATGCAGATTTGTATCATGGGCGAAGCAACTCCTGCAGCACCTTCAATAATGACATCTTAACTAAGAAAGAAGATTTCATAATACAAGATGTAGAAGTATGGACATTTGAGTGA